In a single window of the Zonotrichia leucophrys gambelii isolate GWCS_2022_RI chromosome 2, RI_Zleu_2.0, whole genome shotgun sequence genome:
- the LOC135443253 gene encoding cytochrome b5: MVGSSETGKESWRGRYYRLEEVQKHNNSQSTWIIIHNRIYDVTKFLDEHPGGEEVLREQAGGDATENFEDVGHSTDARTLSESFIIGELHPDDRSKLQKPTETLITTAQSTSSSWSNWVIPAIAAIIVALMYRSYMSE, translated from the exons ATGGTGGGCTCCAGCGAGACCGGGAAGGAGTCGTGGCGGGGCCGCTACTACCGGCTGGAGGAGGTGCAGAAACACAACAACAGCCAGAGCACTTGGATCATCATCCACAACCGCATCTACGATGTCACCAAGTTCCTGGACGAG CACCCAGGAGGTGAAGAGGTCCTTAGGGAGCAAGCTGGGGGAGATGCTACTGAGAACTTCGAAGATGTTGGCCATTCCACAGATGCAAGGACACTGTCAGAATCCTTTATTATTGGGGAACTTCATCCT GATGATAGATCCAAGCTTCAGAAACCAACA GAAACTCTTATTACCACTGCTCAGTCTACTTCCAG TTCATGGTCCAACTGGGTGATCCCAGCAATAGCAGCGATTATCGTGGCCCTGATGTATCGTTCCTACATGTCGGAGTAA